One Triticum dicoccoides isolate Atlit2015 ecotype Zavitan chromosome 5B, WEW_v2.0, whole genome shotgun sequence genomic window carries:
- the LOC119311333 gene encoding uncharacterized protein LOC119311333, with the protein MSSSSPPNSNDSGKKNPLDAMGAFFSAQVNRRKLVSTQKLAMSERCTSCGDEFPGCAHRPADRKTWMAELGPDRLRVHQVVWPGTHDSATNKIGIPFITRPFAQCQSLSVYHQLALGCRLLDVRVQEERRVCHGVLATYSVDVVLDDVLRFLAETVSEVLVLEIRTEFGREDPPDFAKYLVERLGEHLIPQDEAVFHKTVAELLPRRVICVWKPRKSPAPGRGEPLWSSGYLRDNWIDTDLPETKYDSNLKFLGQQPPARDRRYLYRVENTVTPQADNPVVCVRPVTNRIRGYARSFIAEAFAKGLGDRLQVFSTDFIDGDFVDACAGVTKARVDGAA; encoded by the coding sequence atgtcttcctcctctccccccaATAGCAACGACAGCGGCAAGAAGAACCCGCTGGACGCCATGGGCGCCTTCTTCTCGGCGCAGGTGAACCGCCGCAAGCTGGTCTCCACGCAGAAGCTGGCCATGTCCGAGCGCTGCACCTCCTGCGGCGACGAGTTCCCGGGCTGCGCCCACCGCCCCGCCGACCGCAAGACGTGGATGGCGGAGCTCGGCCCCGACCGCCTGCGCGTGCACCAGGTGGTGTGGCCGGGCACCCACGACTCGGCCACCAACAAGATCGGCATCCCCTTCATCACCCGCCCCTTCGCGCAGTGCCAGTCGCTCTCCGTCTACCACCAGCTCGCCCTCGGCTGCCGCCTCCTCGACGTCCGCGTGCAGGAGGAGCGCCGCGTCTGCCACGGCGTGCTCGCCACATACTCCGTCGACGTCGTGCTCGACGACGTGCTGCGGTTCCTGGCCGAGACCGTGTCGGAGGTCCTGGTGCTGGAGATCCGCACCGAGTTCGGGCGCGAGGACCCGCCGGACTTCGCCAAGTACCTGGTGGAGCGGCTCGGGGAGCACCTGATCCCGCAGGACGAGGCGGTGTTTCACAAGACCGTGGCGGAGCTGCTCCCCCGGCGGGTGATCTGCGTGTGGAAGCCGCGCAAGTCGCCGGCGCCCGGCCGCGGCGAGCCGCTGTGGAGCTCCGGGTACCTGCGGGACAACTGGATCGACACGGACCTGCCGGAGACCAAGTACGACAGCAACCTCAAGTTCCTGGGCCAGCAGCCGCCGGCGAGGGACCGGCGGTACCTGTACCGGGTGGAGAACACGGTGACGCCGCAGGCCGACAACCCGGTGGTGTGCGTGCGCCCGGTCACGAACCGCATCCGCGGCTACGCGCGCAGCTTCATCGCCGAGGCCTTCGCCAAGGGCCTCGGCGACCGGCTGCAGGTCTTCTCCACCGACTTCATCGACGGCGACTTCGTCGACGCCTGCGCCGGCGTCACCAAGGCCCGCGTCGACGGCGCCGCGTGA
- the LOC119311335 gene encoding BTB/POZ and MATH domain-containing protein 2-like produces MSFAGVSVVDGGKRCTCDTSAVYAGADSGYHLLMVRDYSRTKLQLPTGESATTGLFTVGEYDWYIEYYPNGENPNCRDFVSLYVTRHTLYDCDGEEDVEAKFSFSLVDQLEKHKPGYIHGTNKTCTFSSSAPSWGSDRFVRRDALERSADLKGDCLTIRCDIMVVCKDHKIEDAAGTISDINQHFGHLLQNKVGADVTFEVGGETFAAHRCVLAARSKVFMAQLFGPMKEGAATSSVIQIKDMEAKVFRALLSFIYTDSLPAMEKDSMEEDEMSEVMDEGREEAAEFEMWLQWLEDLFVAADRYDLQLLKLICEKQLSEHISVSSVTSTLALAEKHHCCGLKEACLKFIQVQSPSCLQTVMATSGWDHIAVTYPWVVKEFIAKLASNQRK; encoded by the coding sequence ATGTCGTTCGCCGGTGTGTCGGTCGTCGACGGCGGCAAGCGCTGCACCTGCGACACGTCGGCAGTCTACGCCGGCGCGGACAGCGGGTACCACCTGCTTATGGTCAGGGACTACTCGCGTACCAAGCTTCAGTTGCCCACCGGCGAGAGCGCCACCACCGGCCTTTTCACGGTGGGAGAATATGATTGGTACATCGAGTACTACCCCAACGGAGAGAACCCAAACTGCCGGGACTTCGTTTCGCTCTACGTCACGAGGCATACCCTCTACGACTGCGACGGCGAAGAGGATGTGGAGGCCAAGTTCAGCTTCAGTCTCGTCGACCAGCTTGAGAAGCACAAGCCAGGGTACATTCATGGAACCAATAAAACTTGCACCTTCTCCAGCAGTGCTCCCTCCTGGGGCAGCGACAGATTTGTGAGAAGAGATGCCCTGGAACGATCGGCGGACCTAAAGGGTGACTGTCTCACCATCCGGTGCGACATCATGGTTGTTTGCAAGGATCACAAAATCGAGGATGCCGCTGGCACCATATCTGACATAAACCAGCATTTTGGCCACCTCCTTCAGAACAAGGTGGGTGCTGATGTGACATTTGAGGTCGGTGGCGAGACGTTCGCTGCACACCGGTGTGTGCTTGCAGCCCGGTCTAAAGTGTTCATGGCGCAGCTCTTTGGCCCCATGAAGGAGGGCGCCGCAACATCCAGCGTCATACAGATCAAAGACATGGAGGCAAAAGTGTTCAGGGCTTTACTAAGCTTCATCTACACGGATTCACTCCCTGCGATGGAGAAGGACAGCATGGAGGAGGATGAAATGTCAGAAGTTATGGACGAAGGGCGAGAAGAAGCAGCAGAGTTTGAAATGTGGCTGCAATGGTTGGAAGATTTGTTTGTGGCGGCAGACAGATACGATCTCCAACTGCTCAAGTTAATCTGCGAAAAGCAGTTGTCTGAGCACATAAGTGTCAGCTCGGTGACCTCCACTCTTGCTCTAGCTGAGAAGCACCACTGCTGTGGATTGAAGGAGGCATGCTTGAAGTTTATCCAAGTGCAGTCTCCCTCGTGCTTGCAAACAGTAATGGCAACTAGTGGCTGGGATCATATAGCAGTGACCTATCCCTGGGTTGTGAAGGAGTTCATTGCCAAGCTTGCTTCGAATCAGCGCAAGTAA